TGATTTACACAAACAGTACAGATGATACAACTGTCTTCTAGTCATTGCTTGGGAATGCATATACTACTTTCACTATCACTACTTGTCTACTATAAgtatatacattttttcCCTCAATATTAAATGGTTTAAACGtatcaaatttcatttaatatAAGCGAAACCGAATAATTAATCGATCAACAAACCcttatttatttgtttgATTTGTTCATTTAATGATAGAACCAAGGGAACATTATAAGGAATTCTCTATCTCCAGTGTGAACTGATTGCAAAGGAACTGTGAAAACAATCAATAAAGTAATTGTACTATGGCTTACCCTTTGTATGTTTAATCCCTTCTTTCGTCTCTTGCTCATCATTGTTTTACTAACATTCTACTCAGCGACGATCCAATAAAGCAAACCACCAAGATTGACCAACCTTTAGGAACACAATCAACTACTCCAAACGTGTCTCCTCCGGCCCCTCCCCCCAGCGACGGTACTTCTAAGGGTTATTGCGCTAGAACTCACGACTTCCTTTCAGCAGGTTTGCATAAATGCAAAACATATGTCCTATCAACTAAGGAGTATCTATCTACCAAGACATGCAACTTCACCAAAACTTTAGCTAATCCTATCGTCTTCTTGAATTTCCTATTTTGGTCAGCCTCTCTATCGTCGTTATTCATCTACTATATCAAGTACGAAAAATCATTCCTTCAAGATAgatcaaataaattcatcTGGAGCTCTTTGGCCGGTTTAGGTACATTGTTGACCTTCGACACCTTGGTTTCCAAGAAATATTACGATAGCACTAAGAAAGATTAGCTTCTTatggttatatatatgtacGTCTATATGTGTTCTATAATTTATATGTACTTGGGTTTTTTATATGTGAACGGATAGCCTagtatgaaaaattttatctcTATTTATGATGTCTAATCAAGAAATCAGGTAGGCAAGAGATCTTCCAGAATGCTCATTTGGAAACTCATATGGTTATTACTATCAGTTTGTCATCTCTGTAATGCATTCAGTGATTATCTGTTGAAAAAATGCGATCAATCTGGCTTTTGTCAAAGAAATAGACATTACGCATCACAAAttgattcttcaaaatcatacTATGCCATCGATGAAGGTACTTTACATTGGAATGATACTGTACTATCTGCCACAATAATAAAGACCGTCAAGGGGAACCCAATTGCTCGATTGCCCTTTACATTGACgtatttccaaaatttggATTCCTTACGTTTCACAATCGATGAAATCAGAGAAATCGATGAATCCTCTTTCATTATAGACACCAACAGATACAATGAAACGTGGAAATGGTCCTTTGAAAAGTTGCCACAGTCTGATACACTGACCGTCAAAAAGATCAAGTCGAACGCTTTCTCATGGTTTAAGACTGTACAGAATATTATCACCATTGAAAACTCCAATAACGACTTGAAAATTGAGTTATCAATGGATTCTTTCCACTTGGATATATATCATAACAGCGAAAAAGTCATCTCagtaaatgaaaaatcgTTATTAAATATCGAACATTATCGTACCccagaattgaatgaagagAACGTTAATGTGGAAGAatccattttcaatatgttTCACGATAATTTCCAATATTCAAGAGATGATTCCATGCCATTGGGCCCTGAATCGGTCGGTTTGGATTTCAAACTGtataattttaattcaGTTTACGGAATACCTGAGCATGCCGATTCATTAAGATTAAAGGATACAAGAAATTCTGATCCATATCGTTTATTCAATGTCGATGTCTTTGaatataatatcaataGTACGATGCCAACTTACGGTTCCATCCCACTAATGATTTCAACAAATACTAGGAATGAATCCATAGGTTTGTTCTGGAACAATGCCGCGGACACTTGGATCGATATCAAGTACGAAGACAAAGATACATTAACACATTGGTACTCTGAGAATGGTATCATCGATGTAGTGCTACTTTTCGGCTCAAAACCTACTGATATTATATCTCAATACGTAGAGTTGACAGGGAAACCTGCTTTAcctttaatttcatcaattggtTACCATCAATGTCGTTGGAACTATAATGATGAACTTGATGTTTTGAATGTTGAAAATGGCCTTGATTCAATGGGAATCCCATTCGATTTTATATGGCTGGATTTGGAATACACAGATGacaaaaaattcttcactTGGAAACTAGACTCATTCGGCAATCCCTTACGtcttttgaagaaactaAACCAATTAGGTAGAAATTTGGTGGTCCTCATTGATCctcatttgaaagataacTATTTTGTTAGCGACTTGCTAAAAACAAAGAGCGTTGaagtaaaaaattatcttAACCAGACATTTGTAGGTCATTGTTGGCCAGGTGATTCAATCTGGATAGATACGTTATCACAATTTGGCCAATCAGTTTGGTTTGAATTATTTAAGAATTTTACATCGAGTTTCGTTTCAAAcaatttgtttaatttgCATTTTTGGAATGATATGAATGAACCCTCAATATTTAATGGCCCAGAGACAACGGCTCCTAAAGATTTAATTCATGATGGAAGAGAAGAACGATCCATTCACAATCTCTACGGACTTACAGTTCA
The genomic region above belongs to Kazachstania africana CBS 2517 chromosome 7, complete genome and contains:
- the OM14 gene encoding Om14p (similar to Saccharomyces cerevisiae OM14 (YBR230C); ancestral locus Anc_6.128) — translated: MAYPFDDPIKQTTKIDQPLGTQSTTPNVSPPAPPPSDGTSKGYCARTHDFLSAGLHKCKTYVLSTKEYLSTKTCNFTKTLANPIVFLNFLFWSASLSSLFIYYIKYEKSFLQDRSNKFIWSSLAGLGTLLTFDTLVSKKYYDSTKKD
- the ROT2 gene encoding glucan 1,3-alpha-glucosidase ROT2 (similar to Saccharomyces cerevisiae ROT2 (YBR229C); ancestral locus Anc_6.126), which codes for MLIWKLIWLLLSVCHLCNAFSDYLLKKCDQSGFCQRNRHYASQIDSSKSYYAIDEGTLHWNDTVLSATIIKTVKGNPIARLPFTLTYFQNLDSLRFTIDEIREIDESSFIIDTNRYNETWKWSFEKLPQSDTLTVKKIKSNAFSWFKTVQNIITIENSNNDLKIELSMDSFHLDIYHNSEKVISVNEKSLLNIEHYRTPELNEENVNVEESIFNMFHDNFQYSRDDSMPLGPESVGLDFKLYNFNSVYGIPEHADSLRLKDTRNSDPYRLFNVDVFEYNINSTMPTYGSIPLMISTNTRNESIGLFWNNAADTWIDIKYEDKDTLTHWYSENGIIDVVLLFGSKPTDIISQYVELTGKPALPLISSIGYHQCRWNYNDELDVLNVENGLDSMGIPFDFIWLDLEYTDDKKFFTWKLDSFGNPLRLLKKLNQLGRNLVVLIDPHLKDNYFVSDLLKTKSVEVKNYLNQTFVGHCWPGDSIWIDTLSQFGQSVWFELFKNFTSSFVSNNLFNLHFWNDMNEPSIFNGPETTAPKDLIHDGREERSIHNLYGLTVHEATYASIKELYHSMKRPFILTRSFFAGSQRTAATWTGDNVASWDYLKVSIPMVLTNNIAGMPFIGADVAGFVGNPSNELIIRWYQAGIWYPFFRAHAHIDSMRREPYLLDNSTRNIVRETIQLRYSLLPTFYTAFYESSSSGSPIAKPMVFQYNNYEEFYDIDDQFYIGDFGLLIKPITDEGATTTTIYFPPGIFYDLKSMKSFQVEEHAQRIEVPAPVEKVPAFIEGGHIITKRERSRRSTKPMTNDPYTLVIAPGLANNAQGKLYVDDGESFDYQNGESIETIFTLSNGEVLTNNVVHGHSLRSETLGNLKIEKIIIGLTQQNGDLLKDFVNINSNGEEYQIPVHKNAEGTMAFIKDPLVSIDENWEISFN